From a single Endozoicomonas euniceicola genomic region:
- a CDS encoding C2H2-type zinc finger protein, translating to MGKKNNAPVFVFSKKMLAVVFLLWVAVMVGSVRGEWVTPASVHQGGIAHVASRLWLQQQPVLKSAMDEKVAVSKRSATVVILAEDDGFSVLATESAVFTWQDACNATTLSDMTRHLHCHDPNALLTGLRATLQFSHNGESVQVTGFASVLQVQTTGGTDLAIAPFQSDSPGLPDQQYEQQYRAILEYLSRQRRKSEEIDRQTRCWTNAMSRLAPEKPDEVLRQEQKIKEQRAPVRFHYSLAHRSAPQYETFWFFTDKMEGRKVVLTPDNNLSACTPVSLPSGSMVDLSNGSKRNPPPVDKPAATKSKKRKLSTSTSTSNSESPQSVTNPQTEGCPVIPDIPIKQEENVIEFGERKVLTSAELFIIKPESGITRKPPEPPFKTNCKILGAPAFWKLFTKKKRQQLENRILEYINKTNEEREAHIEGLVREVRYEANEGDPYQALDGQKHVVAAKKLSRGTVLGHYRGSLWLIDENAPSPECGTLDQQISYSVNCDYKEGGEEATDDCQEMYWLSGYDDGNIFSCVNDCTVTSNADDNTGTLEPNVSFIIVYMDDFPVVMVVTTEDIPEGKGLWLSYGKPYWDYKNEPVVVPDGDDDHSGAGAKNKKHVCDVCQKGFAYSSNLLIHQHSHTGAKPYECDVCQKRFAHSGDLVRHKRTHTGEKPYECDVCKKTFTQSGHLKVHKHTHTREKPYKCDVCQKRFAHSGDLVRHKRTHTGEKPYECDVCKKTFTQSGHLKVHKRTHTGEKPYECDKCQKRFSQLAHLVSHKRTQHKNLPTEQPPQQ from the coding sequence ATGGGCAAAAAAAATAACGCTCCAGTCTTTGTGTTTTCAAAAAAAATGTTGGCAGTGGTGTTTCTGCTGTGGGTGGCAGTCATGGTGGGTAGCGTCCGTGGAGAATGGGTAACACCAGCTTCTGTACATCAGGGCGGGATTGCCCATGTTGCTTCAAGGCTCTGGCTTCAGCAGCAACCCGTGCTTAAATCCGCTATGGATGAAAAAGTTGCGGTTTCAAAAAGATCGGCAACGGTGGTTATTCTGGCAGAAGACGACGGTTTTAGTGTACTGGCCACTGAGTCAGCAGTCTTCACATGGCAGGATGCGTGCAATGCCACCACGCTTTCCGACATGACCCGGCATCTGCACTGCCACGACCCTAATGCCCTGCTGACCGGGTTAAGAGCCACACTGCAGTTTAGTCACAATGGGGAGTCTGTGCAGGTGACCGGGTTTGCCTCGGTTTTGCAGGTGCAGACCACCGGGGGAACAGACCTGGCCATTGCTCCTTTTCAGAGTGATAGCCCGGGTCTGCCCGACCAGCAATATGAACAACAATACAGAGCCATTCTGGAGTACCTGTCCCGGCAAAGGAGAAAGTCTGAAGAGATAGACCGGCAAACAAGATGCTGGACAAACGCTATGTCAAGGTTAGCCCCTGAAAAACCGGACGAAGTGTTAAGGCAGGAGCAGAAAATAAAGGAGCAGCGAGCGCCTGTCAGGTTCCATTACTCACTGGCACACCGTTCGGCCCCGCAGTATGAAACGTTCTGGTTTTTTACGGACAAGATGGAGGGAAGAAAAGTTGTGTTGACTCCCGACAATAACCTTTCTGCCTGCACTCCTGTTTCCCTGCCATCGGGGAGCATGGTTGACCTGTCCAATGGTTCCAAAAGAAATCCTCCACCCGTTGATAAACCAGCAGCTACGAAGAGCAAAAAAAGAAAACTCAGCACCAGCACCAGCACCAGTAATAGCGAGAGCCCGCAGAGTGTCACAAATCCGCAGACCGAGGGTTGTCCCGTGATACCGGATATCCCCATAAAACAGGAAGAAAATGTCATTGAATTTGGTGAAAGAAAAGTCTTGACAAGTGCTGAACTGTTTATCATCAAGCCGGAAAGCGGTATTACCAGAAAACCGCCAGAACCGCCTTTCAAAACAAATTGCAAGATTCTGGGTGCCCCAGCATTCTGGAAACTTTTTACTAAGAAAAAGCGACAGCAACTGGAAAACAGGATATTGGAATATATTAATAAAACCAATGAAGAAAGAGAGGCGCACATCGAAGGTCTGGTCAGAGAGGTGCGGTACGAGGCAAACGAGGGCGACCCTTACCAGGCTCTGGACGGGCAAAAGCATGTAGTAGCCGCCAAAAAACTATCCCGGGGTACTGTACTGGGACATTACCGGGGCTCTCTCTGGTTGATAGATGAGAATGCCCCGTCTCCGGAGTGTGGTACGTTAGACCAGCAAATATCCTATTCCGTTAACTGTGACTACAAAGAAGGAGGAGAAGAAGCCACGGATGATTGTCAGGAAATGTACTGGCTTTCAGGTTATGACGACGGCAATATTTTTTCCTGCGTTAACGACTGTACCGTCACCAGCAATGCCGACGACAATACCGGTACTTTAGAGCCAAACGTCAGTTTCATTATTGTTTATATGGATGATTTCCCCGTGGTTATGGTCGTGACAACAGAGGATATCCCGGAGGGCAAAGGACTCTGGCTGAGCTATGGAAAACCTTACTGGGACTATAAAAACGAACCGGTTGTGGTGCCCGACGGTGATGACGATCATAGCGGAGCCGGGGCAAAAAACAAAAAACACGTGTGTGATGTGTGTCAAAAGGGATTTGCTTACTCCAGTAACCTCTTAATACATCAGCATAGCCACACCGGGGCGAAGCCTTATGAGTGCGATGTGTGCCAAAAGAGATTTGCTCATTCCGGAGACCTCGTAAGACACAAGCGCACCCACACCGGAGAGAAGCCTTATGAGTGCGATGTGTGTAAAAAGACATTTACTCAATCCGGACACCTCAAAGTACACAAACACACTCACACCAGGGAGAAGCCTTATAAGTGCGATGTGTGCCAAAAGAGATTTGCTCATTCCGGAGACCTCGTAAGACACAAGCGCACCCACACCGGAGAGAAGCCTTATGAGTGCGATGTGTGTAAAAAGACATTTACTCAATCCGGGCACCTCAAAGTACACAAACGCACCCACACCGGAGAGAAGCCTTATGAGTGCGATAAGTGCCAAAAAAGATTTTCTCAACTCGCACACCTCGTAAGTCACAAGCGCACCCAACACAAGAACCTTCCAACAGAGCAACCACCACAGCAATAG
- a CDS encoding IS1-like element transposase yields MKMCSTPVHCPKCGGNDVKSFGYSAHNVPRYFCCNAECETKSFMLEYRYKAYEPGVKEKVVDMAINGGGIRDTSRVLGINKKTVINTLKKRERLSSS; encoded by the coding sequence ATGAAAATGTGCTCCACACCAGTTCACTGCCCTAAATGTGGCGGTAATGACGTTAAAAGCTTTGGCTACAGTGCTCATAATGTTCCTCGCTACTTTTGCTGTAATGCTGAATGTGAAACCAAGTCCTTTATGCTTGAGTACCGGTACAAAGCTTATGAGCCAGGCGTTAAAGAAAAAGTCGTCGATATGGCAATTAATGGTGGCGGCATCAGGGATACAAGCAGGGTTTTAGGAATCAATAAAAAAACAGTAATAAACACATTAAAAAAAAGAGAAAGGCTTAGTTCAAGTTAA
- a CDS encoding C2H2-type zinc finger protein, with translation MNNCETCVLYLAGNYQSDNRTKSIANSEEPKYKCDVCKKRFACSSNFVRHRRTHTGDKPYKCDVCQKGFIHSSNFVRHRRTHTGDKPYKCDVCPKRFAASGDLTNHRRHHTGERPYECDVCQKRFAYSSSLTRHKRTHTGEKP, from the coding sequence ATGAACAATTGCGAAACCTGTGTACTTTATTTGGCAGGTAATTATCAGTCAGATAACCGTACTAAATCCATAGCAAACAGCGAGGAACCAAAATATAAGTGTGATGTGTGTAAAAAGAGATTTGCCTGCTCCAGTAACTTCGTAAGACACAGGCGCACCCACACCGGAGATAAGCCTTATAAGTGCGATGTGTGTCAAAAGGGATTTATTCACTCCAGTAACTTCGTAAGACACAGGCGCACCCACACCGGAGATAAGCCTTATAAGTGCGATGTGTGTCCAAAGAGATTTGCAGCTTCCGGAGACTTGACAAACCACAGGCGCCACCACACAGGAGAGAGGCCTTATGAGTGCGATGTGTGTCAAAAGAGATTTGCTTACTCCAGTAGCCTCACAAGACACAAGCGCACCCACACCGGGGAGAAGCCTTAG
- a CDS encoding C2H2-type zinc finger protein, with product MGKKNNASVFVFSKKMLAVVFLLWLAVMVDNTRGEWVTPASVHQGGIAHVASRLWLQQQPVLKSAMDEKVAVSKRSATVVILIEDDGFSVLITEPAVFTWQDACNATTLSDMTRHLRCHDPNALLTGLRATLQFSHNGESVQVTGFASVLQVQTTGGTDLAIAPFQSDSPGLPDQQYEQQYRAILEYLSRQRRKSEEIDRRTRCWTNVMSRLAPEKPDEVLRQEQKIKEQRAPFRFHYSLAHRSAPQDETFWFFTDKMQGREIVLTPDNNLSACSPVSLPSGSMVDLSNGSKRNPPPVDKPAATKSKKRKLSTSTSTSTSNSESPQSVTNPQTEGYPVIPDILIKQEENVIEFGERKVLTSAELFIIKPESGITRKPPEPPFKTNCKIQGAPAFWKLFTKKKRQQLENRILEYINKTNEEREAHIEGLVREVRYEANEGDPYQALDGQKHVVAAKKLSKGTVLGHYRGSLWLIDENAPSPECGTLDQQISYSVNCDYKEEGEKAADDCQEMYWLSGYDDGNIFSCINDCTVTSNADHDTATVEPNVSFIIVYMDDFPVVMVVTTEDIPEGKGLWLSYGEPYWDYKNEPVVVPEDENDRSGARAKNKKHVCDVCGRELANSGSLTRHKLTHTGEKPHECDVCQKGFMHSSDLTRHKRTHTGEKPYECDVCKKTFIQSGHLKVHKHTHTREKPYKCDVCEKRFSASGNLATHRRSHTGEKPHECDKCQKRFAQSGGLVRHKRSHTGERPHECDKCQKRFTDSGNLAAHKRTHTGERPYECDVCENRFACSNNLARHKRTQHKESPTEQPPQQ from the coding sequence ATGGGCAAAAAAAATAACGCTTCAGTCTTTGTGTTTTCAAAAAAAATGCTGGCAGTGGTGTTTCTGCTGTGGCTGGCTGTCATGGTGGACAATACCCGTGGAGAATGGGTAACACCAGCTTCTGTACATCAGGGCGGGATTGCCCATGTTGCTTCAAGGCTCTGGCTTCAGCAGCAGCCCGTGCTTAAATCCGCTATGGATGAAAAAGTCGCGGTTTCAAAAAGATCGGCAACGGTGGTTATTCTGATAGAAGACGACGGTTTTAGTGTACTGATCACTGAGCCGGCAGTCTTCACATGGCAGGATGCGTGCAATGCCACCACGCTTTCGGACATGACCCGGCATCTGCGCTGCCACGACCCCAATGCCCTGCTGACCGGGTTAAGAGCCACACTGCAGTTTAGTCACAATGGGGAGTCTGTGCAGGTGACCGGGTTTGCCTCGGTTTTGCAGGTGCAGACCACCGGGGGAACAGACCTGGCCATTGCTCCTTTTCAGAGTGATAGCCCGGGTCTGCCCGACCAGCAATATGAACAACAATACAGAGCCATTCTGGAGTACCTGTCCCGGCAAAGGAGAAAGTCTGAAGAGATAGACCGGCGAACAAGATGCTGGACAAACGTCATGTCAAGGTTAGCCCCTGAAAAACCGGACGAAGTGTTAAGGCAGGAGCAGAAAATAAAGGAGCAGCGAGCGCCTTTCAGGTTCCATTACTCACTGGCACACCGTTCGGCCCCGCAGGATGAAACGTTCTGGTTTTTTACGGACAAGATGCAGGGAAGAGAAATTGTGCTGACTCCCGACAATAACCTTTCTGCCTGCTCCCCTGTTTCCCTGCCATCGGGGAGCATGGTTGACCTGTCCAATGGTTCTAAAAGAAATCCTCCGCCCGTTGATAAACCAGCAGCTACGAAGAGCAAAAAAAGAAAACTCAGCACCAGCACCAGCACCAGCACCAGTAATAGCGAGAGCCCGCAGAGTGTCACAAATCCGCAGACCGAGGGTTATCCCGTGATACCGGATATCCTCATAAAACAGGAAGAAAATGTCATTGAATTTGGTGAAAGAAAAGTCTTGACAAGTGCTGAACTGTTTATCATCAAGCCGGAAAGCGGTATTACCAGAAAACCGCCAGAACCGCCTTTCAAAACAAATTGCAAGATTCAGGGTGCCCCAGCATTCTGGAAACTTTTTACTAAGAAAAAGCGACAGCAACTGGAAAACAGGATATTGGAATATATTAATAAAACCAATGAAGAAAGAGAGGCGCACATCGAAGGTCTGGTCAGAGAGGTGCGGTACGAGGCAAACGAGGGCGACCCTTACCAGGCTCTGGACGGGCAAAAGCATGTAGTAGCCGCCAAGAAACTGTCCAAGGGTACTGTACTGGGACATTACCGGGGCTCTCTCTGGTTGATAGATGAGAATGCCCCGTCTCCTGAGTGTGGTACGTTAGACCAGCAAATATCCTATTCCGTTAACTGTGACTACAAAGAAGAAGGAGAGAAAGCCGCGGATGATTGTCAGGAAATGTACTGGCTTTCAGGTTATGACGACGGCAATATTTTTTCCTGCATTAACGACTGTACCGTCACCAGTAATGCTGACCACGATACCGCTACTGTAGAGCCAAACGTCAGTTTCATTATTGTTTATATGGATGATTTCCCCGTGGTTATGGTCGTGACAACAGAGGATATCCCGGAGGGCAAAGGACTCTGGCTGAGCTATGGAGAACCTTACTGGGATTATAAAAACGAACCGGTTGTGGTGCCCGAAGATGAAAATGATCGTAGCGGAGCCAGGGCAAAAAACAAAAAACACGTGTGTGATGTGTGTGGAAGGGAGCTTGCTAATTCTGGAAGTCTCACAAGACACAAGCTCACCCACACAGGAGAGAAGCCTCATGAGTGCGATGTGTGTCAAAAGGGATTTATGCACTCCAGTGACCTCACAAGACACAAGCGCACCCACACCGGAGAGAAGCCTTATGAGTGCGATGTGTGTAAAAAGACATTTATTCAATCCGGACACCTCAAAGTACACAAACACACTCACACCAGGGAGAAGCCTTATAAGTGCGATGTGTGTGAAAAGAGATTTTCTGCTTCTGGAAACTTAGCAACACACAGGCGTAGCCACACCGGGGAGAAGCCTCATGAGTGCGATAAGTGCCAAAAGAGATTTGCTCAATCCGGAGGCCTCGTAAGACACAAACGCAGCCACACAGGGGAGAGGCCTCATGAGTGCGATAAGTGCCAAAAGAGATTTACTGACTCGGGAAACTTAGCAGCACACAAACGAACCCACACCGGAGAGAGGCCTTATGAGTGCGATGTGTGTGAAAATAGATTTGCTTGCTCCAATAACCTCGCAAGACACAAGCGCACTCAACACAAGGAATCCCCAACAGAACAACCACCACAGCAATAG
- a CDS encoding IS1 family transposase, which produces MDLGTGAVIHVGLACQEAEIDEQWSYVFEKSNQRWLWHAVDHATNTVLAYVFGKRKDEVFKKLKELLEPFGIKKFYTDDWGAYERNIDESSHIIGKENTQKIERKNLNFRTWIKRLTRKTICFSKLEQMHDIVIGLLINKIEFGIDIHAI; this is translated from the coding sequence ATGGATCTTGGAACGGGTGCTGTAATTCACGTAGGCCTCGCCTGCCAAGAGGCCGAGATAGATGAACAGTGGTCTTATGTGTTTGAAAAAAGTAACCAGCGTTGGCTTTGGCATGCAGTTGATCATGCGACCAATACTGTTTTGGCTTACGTTTTTGGGAAACGAAAGGATGAGGTTTTCAAAAAACTAAAAGAGCTTCTTGAGCCATTTGGTATCAAGAAATTTTATACTGATGATTGGGGAGCCTATGAGCGTAATATCGACGAAAGCAGTCACATCATCGGAAAAGAGAATACTCAGAAAATTGAACGTAAAAATCTGAATTTTAGAACTTGGATTAAGCGTCTGACCAGAAAGACAATATGTTTTTCAAAGTTAGAGCAAATGCACGATATTGTTATTGGCCTGTTGATCAACAAAATCGAATTTGGCATTGACATCCATGCAATATAA
- a CDS encoding C2H2-type zinc finger protein, with protein sequence MLCHSPYKCDVCQKGFIHSSHLTRHKRTHTGEKPYKCDVCQKGFIHSSHLTRHKRTHTGEKPYECDKCQKRFTHSGDLVRHKRSHTGERSHECDKCQKRFFQLAHLVRHKRTHTGEKPYECDKCQKRFSQLAHLVSHKRTQHKNLPTEQPPQQ encoded by the coding sequence TTGTTATGCCACTCCCCTTATAAGTGCGATGTGTGTCAAAAGGGATTTATTCACTCCAGTCACCTCACAAGACACAAGCGCACCCACACCGGGGAGAAGCCTTATAAGTGCGATGTGTGTCAAAAGGGATTTATTCACTCCAGTCACCTCACAAGACACAAGCGCACCCACACCGGGGAGAAGCCTTATGAGTGCGATAAGTGCCAAAAGAGATTTACTCACTCCGGAGATCTCGTAAGACACAAACGCAGCCACACCGGGGAGAGGTCTCATGAGTGCGATAAGTGCCAAAAGAGATTTTTTCAACTCGCACACCTCGTAAGACACAAACGCACCCACACCGGAGAGAAGCCTTATGAGTGCGATAAGTGCCAAAAAAGATTTTCTCAACTCGCACACCTCGTAAGTCACAAGCGCACCCAACACAAGAACCTTCCAACAGAGCAACCGCCACAGCAATAG
- a CDS encoding C2H2-type zinc finger protein, with product MGKKNNAPVFVFSKKMLAVVFLLWVAVMVGSVRGEWVTPASVHQGGIAHVASRLWLQQQPVLKSAMDEKVAVSKRSATVVILAEDDGFSVLATESAVFTWQDACNATTLSDMTRHLHCHDPNALLTGLRATLQFSHSGESVQVTGFASVLQVQTTGGTDLAIAPFQSDSPGLPDQQYEQQYRALLEYLSRQRRKSEEIDRRTRCWTNAMSRLAPEKPDEVLRQEQKIKEQRAPVRFHYSLAHRSAPQDETFWFFTDKMEGRKVVLTPDNNLSACTPVSLPSGSMADLSNGSKRNPPPVDKPAATKSKKRKLSTSTSTSNSESPQSVTNPQTEGYPVIPDIPIKQEENVIEFGERKVLTSAELFIIKPESGITRKPPEPPFKTNCKILGAPAFWKLFTKKKRQQLENRILEYINKTNEEREAHIEGLVREVRYEANEGDPYQALDGQKHVVAAKKLSRGTVLGHYRGSLWLIDENAPSPECGTLDQQISYSVNCDYKEGGEEATDDCQEMYWLSGYDDGNIFSCVNDCTVTSNADDNTGTLEPNVSFIIVYMDDFPVVMVVTTEDIPEGKGLWLSYGKPYWDYKNEPVVVPDGDDDHSGAGAKNKKHVCDVCQKGFAYSSNLLIHQRSHTGAKPYECDVCQKRFAHSGDLVRHKRTHTGEKPYECDVCKKTFTQSGHLKVHKHTHTREKPYKCDVCQKGFIHSSHLTRHKRTHTGEKPYKCDVCQKGFIHSSHLTRHKRTHTGEKPYECDKCQKRFTHSSHLTRHKRTHTGEKPYECDKCQKRFTHSGDLVRHKRSHTGERPHECDKCQKRFFQLAHLVRHKRTHTGEKPYECDKCQKRFSQLAHLVSHKRTQHKNLPTEQPPQQ from the coding sequence ATGGGCAAAAAAAATAACGCTCCAGTCTTTGTGTTTTCAAAAAAAATGTTGGCAGTGGTGTTTCTGCTGTGGGTGGCAGTCATGGTGGGTAGCGTCCGTGGAGAATGGGTAACACCAGCTTCTGTACATCAGGGCGGGATTGCCCATGTTGCTTCAAGGCTCTGGCTTCAGCAGCAACCCGTGCTTAAATCCGCTATGGATGAAAAAGTTGCGGTTTCAAAAAGATCGGCAACGGTGGTTATTCTGGCAGAAGACGACGGTTTTAGTGTACTGGCCACTGAGTCAGCAGTCTTCACATGGCAGGATGCGTGCAATGCCACCACGCTTTCCGACATGACCCGGCATCTGCACTGCCACGACCCTAATGCCCTGCTGACCGGGTTAAGAGCCACACTGCAGTTTAGTCACAGTGGGGAGTCTGTGCAGGTGACCGGGTTTGCGTCGGTTTTGCAGGTGCAGACTACCGGGGGAACAGACCTGGCCATTGCTCCTTTTCAGAGTGATAGCCCGGGTCTGCCCGACCAGCAATATGAACAACAATACAGAGCCCTTCTGGAGTACCTGTCCCGGCAAAGGAGAAAGTCTGAAGAGATAGACCGGCGAACAAGATGCTGGACAAACGCCATGTCAAGGTTAGCCCCTGAAAAACCGGACGAAGTGTTAAGGCAGGAGCAGAAAATAAAGGAGCAGCGAGCGCCCGTCAGGTTCCATTACTCACTGGCACACCGTTCGGCTCCGCAGGATGAAACGTTCTGGTTTTTTACGGACAAGATGGAGGGAAGAAAAGTTGTGCTGACTCCCGACAATAACCTTTCTGCCTGCACTCCTGTTTCCCTGCCATCGGGGAGCATGGCTGACCTGTCCAATGGTTCCAAAAGAAATCCTCCGCCCGTTGATAAACCAGCAGCTACGAAGAGCAAAAAAAGAAAACTCAGCACCAGCACCAGCACCAGTAATAGCGAGAGCCCGCAGAGTGTCACAAATCCGCAGACCGAGGGTTATCCCGTGATACCGGATATCCCCATAAAACAGGAAGAAAATGTCATTGAATTTGGTGAAAGAAAAGTCTTGACAAGTGCTGAACTGTTTATCATCAAGCCAGAAAGCGGTATTACCAGAAAACCGCCAGAACCGCCTTTCAAAACAAATTGCAAGATTCTGGGTGCCCCAGCATTCTGGAAACTTTTTACTAAGAAAAAGCGACAGCAACTGGAAAACAGGATATTGGAATATATTAATAAAACCAATGAAGAAAGAGAGGCGCACATCGAAGGTCTGGTCAGAGAGGTGCGGTACGAGGCAAACGAGGGCGACCCTTACCAGGCTCTGGACGGGCAAAAGCATGTAGTAGCCGCCAAAAAACTATCCCGGGGTACTGTACTGGGACATTACCGGGGCTCTCTCTGGTTGATAGATGAGAATGCCCCGTCTCCGGAGTGTGGTACGTTAGACCAGCAAATATCCTATTCCGTTAACTGTGACTACAAAGAAGGAGGAGAAGAAGCCACGGATGATTGTCAGGAAATGTACTGGCTTTCAGGTTATGACGACGGCAATATTTTTTCCTGCGTTAACGACTGTACCGTCACCAGCAATGCCGACGACAATACCGGTACTTTAGAGCCAAACGTCAGTTTCATTATTGTTTATATGGATGATTTCCCCGTGGTTATGGTCGTGACAACAGAGGATATCCCGGAGGGCAAAGGACTCTGGCTGAGCTATGGAAAACCTTACTGGGACTATAAAAACGAACCGGTTGTGGTGCCCGACGGTGATGACGATCATAGCGGAGCCGGGGCAAAAAACAAAAAACACGTGTGTGATGTGTGTCAAAAGGGATTTGCTTACTCCAGTAACCTCTTAATACATCAGCGTAGCCACACCGGGGCGAAGCCTTATGAGTGCGATGTGTGCCAAAAGAGATTTGCTCATTCCGGAGACCTCGTAAGACACAAGCGCACCCACACCGGAGAGAAGCCTTATGAGTGCGATGTGTGTAAAAAGACATTTACTCAATCCGGACACCTCAAAGTACACAAACACACTCACACCAGGGAGAAGCCTTATAAGTGCGATGTGTGTCAAAAGGGATTTATTCACTCCAGTCACCTCACAAGACACAAGCGCACCCACACCGGGGAGAAGCCTTATAAGTGCGATGTGTGTCAAAAGGGATTTATTCACTCCAGTCACCTCACAAGACACAAGCGCACCCACACCGGGGAGAAGCCTTATGAGTGCGATAAGTGCCAAAAGAGATTTACTCACTCCAGTCACCTCACAAGACACAAGCGCACCCACACCGGGGAGAAGCCTTATGAGTGCGATAAGTGCCAAAAGAGATTTACTCACTCCGGAGATCTCGTAAGACACAAACGCAGCCACACCGGGGAGAGGCCTCATGAGTGCGATAAGTGCCAAAAGAGATTTTTTCAACTCGCACACCTCGTAAGACACAAACGCACCCACACCGGAGAGAAGCCTTATGAGTGCGATAAGTGCCAAAAAAGATTTTCTCAACTCGCACACCTCGTAAGTCACAAGCGCACCCAACACAAGAACCTTCCAACAGAGCAACCGCCACAGCAATAG